The genomic stretch TCATAGGTTCGCTTGTTATGCGGGATCTATGTCCCAACCAGCCAAAATCATGTTTCTATAAGTAGGGGGTGAACTGTTTAGTTGACGGGGTCTAAGCCCCACTAATGCTTCGTTCTGCCCCGACTACTTAATCATAAGACCATATAAAAAATGGTCAACCAGTAAATAAAACTGGATGACCTTATAATACGAACTAATGCTTTAGTTCAATTAGAGATTGTTACTCTAAAAGGTGTAAAAGGAGATATACATTTTGAAAAGAGGTATTAGTTTTGAGATTCCAAATCAGTATGGACAATTTTTAGCTGATATTTTAAAACCAGTGATTATTAAGGATTTTAATTGGTTTATTATAGGTGAAGAGTCTTATTTAGTGGTGGATGAAAACTTGGATAAACCTCTTTTTCCAGAAAACATCCAAGTTATAAACGGTTCAGAACTTGATGATAAACTAAAAAATAATGAGTACTATTTAATATTTGCAGATTTAAAAGCCTTTCCCGAAAATAAAGATTCAGTTGAAATAAGAACATACGAAGAATTTTTAAGTAGCGATTGCCAATTATGTTTATTAATAACAGATTGCACATATACAGATATTTATTGTAAAGACTTAGAGTTAATAGAAAAATTGTATACAAACGCACTACAGTATAATTACGAAAACCTATCCTATATCACAGATTCGAATGATAGTAGAACAGGACTTAGTTGTTGGTAGGTTTATATTTCTTATGCAACTAACTGATGCAATAGTTAAACAAGACTTTTAAGAATTAAAGGAGAAGATGAATAAAAACGAATTTCTACAATTCATTGAAGAGTGGGGAGAATACTTTAAATGGATATCAGTTTCACTTAGAAATGAATATGAAAAAATATTGATAGATTTGAAAAGTATTTATAGTTCAAATGAAATAAATTACGTGAAATTCTTAGGAGATTAATAAATATGTTTAACCATTCTAATGCAACTACGCAGTGCAATAGTTGAACAACAAGATCGGCTGTTTAGTCGATTTTTTTATTCAACAAAATGGCAGTTTGGTTCAATAAGGAATGATATACTATTAGTAATATTTTTAAACATCAAGAGGAAGTAGAACGGAGCATATGTTTAATGGAAAAAAGAACTACTACTAATAAATATCTACCTTATTTCTTTTCTTATTTACTTGTTTATCCCTGTAGCTTTCCTTTAGTTGTTATTATAGGATTAGCAACAGCCAGTCTAAGCGAAAGTAAAGCAAATGTGGTTTCTTATATTGTTTGCGCTTTAGTAACAATTGTAGGCGCTATAATATTGAATTTATATTTTAAGAATTTCATGGGATTGAAGAAAAATAATAAACAAACTTGGTCTATATTTATAACTCATTTAATTTTGATTCCTTTAACAGTTTTTATATATTACTGGGTTACATGGAACTTTTTTTAATTAATGAAAATAGCGTATGGGTGATTGAACTAAATGATGCTTTAGTTATACAACGTAAAACGCGATCGGCGATTTTGTCGGTCTTTTTGTGCGACGGGCAGTCGCATAGGGTGCTGACCTAGTCAGCACCCTTCAATCATTTTAACTAGACAGAGACGACACTTCGGTGTAACGACTGGACGAAGGATAAAATTATGAATTCCAGATGGTGAAAATCCATACTCGAGGAGACTGACCTAGCTCGAGAAGTCTAATCTAGGGCATTATCGCGAGGTATTGTCTGAAGGAGATGCGGTAAATCGAGAGACCCGTAGACGAAAAGATAGACCCTAATGCAAGAAGTGTGAAGCACGGCGGCGGGATAAGTTGGTGACTCTGCGAAAAGTGAGGAAACCCACTAAAACGGCATTTTCTTTAGAAGTCAGAGCGAGAAAATGTGGCTTATAACGTGATGGTGCAGGGTATGTCTTGAAGGAAAATGCGATGACCCCGTGAGGTCTCCACCTTACCGAACAGGCAGGGTTCTAATCTATAAGGGCAATCCGAAGTGATGAAGAACGGGTGGAGAAGTCAGACGTTCTCATAGTACGGAAGTAGTTCGATGACCATAACATTGAATGAACGGAAGGGGAACGACCTATGGCTCCAAGTCATGGACGAGATGGAATGTCAACAATCAAGTTACTGAGGTAAAACCGTTTGAATGAACATCAAGGAAAGGCATGGAATATGTAATGAATCAAGAGTGGAAATTTAAATTACACAGTGTTTATGGTCAATTATTATTCGACCGTAAATTAACAAAAAGCTTCGAACAAGTAAAAGCGAATAAAGGTACAGGTGGAATTGACGGAGAATCAATCGAAAGTTATGAATCTAACTTGAATGGAAATATTTTGTCATTACTTGAAAAG from Arthrobacter citreus encodes the following:
- a CDS encoding DUF2691 family protein, coding for MKRGISFEIPNQYGQFLADILKPVIIKDFNWFIIGEESYLVVDENLDKPLFPENIQVINGSELDDKLKNNEYYLIFADLKAFPENKDSVEIRTYEEFLSSDCQLCLLITDCTYTDIYCKDLELIEKLYTNALQYNYENLSYITDSNDSRTGLSCW